One genomic segment of Methylocystis sp. SC2 includes these proteins:
- a CDS encoding ABC transporter permease translates to MNIYAVRAIYFFELKRTWRTIIQSVATPVISTSLYFIVFGSAIGSHMSAIDGVAYGAFIVPGLVMLTLLTESIANASIGIYLPRFTGAIYELLSAPVSVFEVLLGYVGAAATKSIFLGLTILATANLFVTFEIRHPIWMIALLALVSVSFSLFGFILGVWADNFEKLQIVPLMIISPLTFLGGAFYSIDMLPHGWRTVARFNPIVYLVNGFRWTFYGAADFSILTSLAVMAGFFLGCIAVIVWIFETGYRLRS, encoded by the coding sequence ATGAACATATACGCGGTCCGCGCAATTTATTTCTTTGAGCTGAAGCGCACGTGGCGGACAATCATTCAGAGCGTCGCGACTCCAGTCATTTCGACATCTTTGTATTTCATCGTTTTTGGTTCGGCCATTGGAAGTCACATGTCGGCAATCGACGGCGTCGCCTATGGCGCCTTCATCGTGCCCGGCCTGGTGATGCTGACGCTCCTCACCGAAAGTATCGCGAATGCTTCGATAGGGATCTATCTGCCGCGCTTTACAGGCGCGATATATGAATTGCTCTCTGCTCCCGTCTCTGTGTTCGAAGTTTTGCTTGGCTACGTCGGCGCCGCAGCGACCAAATCGATATTTCTGGGACTGACGATTCTGGCGACGGCCAATTTGTTCGTGACTTTTGAAATCCGTCACCCAATTTGGATGATCGCGCTGTTGGCGCTGGTGTCCGTCAGTTTCAGTCTTTTCGGTTTCATTCTCGGCGTCTGGGCGGACAATTTCGAAAAATTGCAAATCGTGCCGCTCATGATCATTTCGCCGCTGACTTTCCTGGGCGGCGCGTTCTATTCGATCGACATGTTGCCGCATGGCTGGCGAACCGTCGCTCGATTCAACCCAATCGTTTATCTTGTGAATGGCTTTCGCTGGACCTTTTACGGCGCGGCCGATTTTTCGATTTTGACGAGTCTTGCCGTGATGGCTGGATTCTTTCTCGGGTGCATAGCTGTGATCGTATGGATTTTCGAAACAGGCTATCGTCTGCGCAGCTAG